In Candidatus Defluviilinea proxima, a single genomic region encodes these proteins:
- a CDS encoding diguanylate cyclase produces MNDIPSSNPFFRIDLLTGCYNLVSFSKALDDNFYNTMLEPVSLIAVDMYQLKGINRDKGFDHGDSLLRWMGIAIKDETLSTVYRISGDNFVAVLIGGKHKKHEATAKKLFDRLNSEAKQLELDPPVARMAVIQFPDMAPLNPAVVWRNLNEKLELTKAENPFEVFQANTSEEDQATLHAIELMAKRIETLGGTLQYTFKIAYTDPVSNAPNMLAIQRRLELSLSEVILEQAQLSLCLIDGDSLKKYNSKGYQAGDDVIRKITQTLATALRPTDFLGRWRMGDEFIVILPATTVDQAAVVAERLRESVETASQAWLFPTSISIGVSYYPKHGYTANQLIEAAEEALLIAKGTGKNKVVVAT; encoded by the coding sequence ATGAACGATATTCCTTCATCCAATCCATTTTTTCGCATTGATCTGTTAACCGGTTGTTACAACCTTGTCAGTTTTTCGAAAGCACTGGATGACAATTTCTATAACACAATGCTTGAGCCGGTCTCTCTTATTGCAGTGGATATGTATCAATTGAAGGGCATCAATCGGGATAAGGGCTTTGACCATGGAGATAGTCTTCTGCGCTGGATGGGGATCGCCATCAAAGACGAGACTCTATCCACCGTGTACCGCATTTCAGGTGACAACTTTGTAGCTGTTCTGATCGGGGGAAAACATAAAAAGCATGAGGCCACAGCCAAAAAACTATTCGATCGCTTAAACAGCGAAGCAAAACAATTAGAACTGGACCCGCCTGTTGCACGTATGGCGGTCATCCAATTCCCTGATATGGCTCCACTCAACCCGGCGGTTGTGTGGAGAAACCTGAACGAAAAGCTCGAATTGACAAAGGCTGAGAATCCATTCGAGGTCTTTCAGGCCAATACTTCTGAAGAAGACCAAGCCACACTTCACGCCATCGAACTTATGGCCAAACGGATCGAAACACTGGGCGGCACGCTCCAATACACCTTCAAGATCGCCTACACCGACCCGGTGAGCAACGCACCTAACATGCTTGCCATTCAACGCAGGCTCGAGCTTTCGCTGAGTGAAGTAATTCTGGAACAAGCGCAACTCAGTCTCTGCCTGATCGATGGGGATAGTCTCAAAAAATATAACAGTAAGGGATATCAAGCCGGGGATGATGTGATCCGCAAGATCACACAAACATTGGCAACCGCCCTGCGCCCCACAGATTTTCTCGGTCGCTGGCGCATGGGAGATGAATTCATTGTGATCCTCCCAGCCACTACAGTGGATCAGGCCGCTGTTGTGGCCGAAAGACTGCGCGAATCGGTGGAGACCGCATCACAGGCTTGGTTATTTCCCACTTCGATCTCGATCGGCGTTTCGTATTATCCAAAGCATGGATACACCGCGAATCAACTCATTGAGGCGGCAGAAGAAGCTTTGCTCATTGCAAAAGGGACTGGCAAGAACAAGGTGGTTGTCGCCACCTGA